The following proteins are encoded in a genomic region of Planctomycetaceae bacterium:
- a CDS encoding very short patch repair endonuclease translates to MPDKYDKATRSRMMRAVRSRGNLSTEMKLVSLLRQHKLVGWRRHYPILGTPDFCWPKIKVAIFVDGCFWHGCPKCRRAPKSNKAFWEAKVSENARRDRRVTRVLRMKAWKVIRIWECQIGSRKTLLRVLGETHRGQ, encoded by the coding sequence GTGCCCGACAAGTACGACAAGGCGACGCGGTCCCGCATGATGCGGGCGGTGCGTTCAAGAGGCAACCTTTCAACTGAAATGAAGCTTGTCTCGCTGCTCAGACAGCACAAACTCGTTGGCTGGCGCCGTCATTACCCGATCCTGGGCACACCTGATTTCTGTTGGCCAAAGATAAAGGTTGCCATTTTTGTCGATGGTTGTTTCTGGCATGGATGCCCTAAATGTCGACGAGCCCCAAAAAGCAATAAGGCTTTTTGGGAGGCAAAGGTTTCCGAGAATGCTCGTCGAGATCGTCGAGTGACACGTGTCTTAAGAATGAAGGCTTGGAAGGTGATCCGGATTTGGGAATGCCAAATCGGGTCTCGAAAGACTCTTCTGCGAGTTCTTGGCGAGACCCACCGTGGCCAATAA
- a CDS encoding Eco29kI family restriction endonuclease: protein MATRPEKKSGVHAFRPKEVLRLMKELLNAIPESLPDNPTVLGPTRTELRETITVLVGRLQKLAVAMDPVRLPDSVLDPSDPQMMGKLIATTLLAQPRLPLSKLTRFYGSGVYAIYYNGEFDVYTALSGTETPIYVGKADPAEHGADSVVDQGERLSNRLRDHQRSIAAASNLRVEDFDCRYLVVKSAWQNTAETYLIENFQPIWNNEVGICFGFGKHGDSSETRKNTRSPWDTLHPGRKWAWTKSTVPNAASAEQIKSRILQHLKTHPPVAARL, encoded by the coding sequence ATGGCAACTCGACCCGAGAAGAAATCTGGAGTACACGCGTTCCGCCCGAAGGAAGTTCTTCGTTTGATGAAGGAACTCCTAAACGCCATCCCCGAAAGCTTGCCTGATAATCCGACAGTGCTGGGGCCGACGCGAACGGAGCTTCGGGAGACGATCACAGTTCTGGTGGGAAGGCTGCAGAAGCTGGCTGTCGCGATGGATCCGGTCCGCTTGCCAGATTCTGTCCTGGACCCGTCAGACCCGCAAATGATGGGCAAGCTTATAGCCACCACGTTATTGGCTCAACCCCGGCTTCCTTTAAGCAAGCTCACACGTTTCTATGGGTCTGGTGTATACGCAATTTACTACAACGGCGAGTTTGATGTTTATACGGCTCTTTCTGGAACAGAGACGCCTATCTATGTCGGCAAGGCTGACCCTGCTGAACACGGAGCGGACTCCGTAGTCGACCAAGGTGAACGATTGTCTAATCGACTCCGGGACCATCAGAGAAGTATCGCTGCCGCGAGCAATCTGCGAGTGGAAGATTTCGATTGCCGATACCTCGTCGTCAAGAGCGCTTGGCAGAACACGGCGGAGACTTACCTCATCGAGAACTTTCAGCCCATCTGGAACAACGAAGTAGGTATCTGTTTTGGGTTCGGAAAACACGGGGACAGTTCTGAAACCAGAAAGAACACGAGATCGCCATGGGACACCTTGCATCCCGGGCGAAAATGGGCCTGGACGAAAAGCACTGTTCCGAATGCGGCTTCTGCTGAGCAGATCAAATCGAGGATCCTGCAGCACTTGAAAACTCATCCCCCCGTGGCCGCCAGACTCTAG
- a CDS encoding Gfo/Idh/MocA family oxidoreductase, giving the protein MNKVRFGVVGLGNMGSGHAVQIAASKNRAISLAAVCDIVPEKAEAFGRQCKVPHFLDAQAMFDSGLIDAAIIAVPHYWHAPLTIRAARAGLHVLCEKPMASTIGPARAMVAECKKLRKALGCVLHHRSRSIMIKMNELVSRGVVGEVFRAQLVCSNWFRTQAYYDSGAWRGTWDGEGGGVLINQAPHHLDLFAWIAGMPKRVLGLLSTRAHKIEVEDTANFLLDYGKGKVGYIYATTAEEPGYEQFMVCGDKGTLVCEGGKLKLGKLAVPVSKHIMGSTQAGAGGAEQGIEWSEVTLPKDEGGRHIMMVEAFAKHILKGTPMYITGEEALNELELSNAMYLAGYEGRSVELPVQADQIDRLIRRLEKEHSTGKGQGIRKKATADLKRLLS; this is encoded by the coding sequence ATGAACAAAGTCCGTTTCGGCGTCGTGGGTCTGGGCAACATGGGTTCGGGTCACGCCGTGCAGATCGCCGCCAGCAAGAACCGCGCGATCAGCCTGGCTGCCGTGTGCGACATCGTCCCCGAAAAGGCCGAGGCGTTCGGCCGCCAGTGCAAGGTGCCGCACTTCCTTGACGCCCAGGCGATGTTCGACTCGGGGCTCATCGACGCGGCGATCATCGCCGTGCCGCACTACTGGCACGCGCCGCTGACGATCCGCGCCGCCCGCGCGGGTCTGCACGTGCTGTGCGAAAAGCCCATGGCCTCGACGATCGGACCGGCCCGGGCGATGGTCGCCGAGTGCAAGAAGCTCCGCAAGGCCCTGGGCTGCGTGCTGCACCACCGCAGCCGCAGCATCATGATCAAGATGAACGAGCTGGTCAGCCGCGGCGTGGTGGGCGAGGTCTTCCGCGCCCAGCTCGTCTGCAGCAACTGGTTCCGCACTCAGGCGTACTACGACAGCGGGGCGTGGCGCGGCACGTGGGACGGCGAGGGCGGCGGGGTGCTGATCAACCAGGCCCCGCACCACCTGGACCTGTTCGCCTGGATCGCCGGAATGCCCAAGCGCGTCCTGGGCCTGCTCAGCACCCGCGCTCACAAGATCGAAGTCGAAGACACCGCCAATTTCCTGCTCGACTACGGCAAGGGCAAGGTCGGCTACATCTACGCCACCACGGCCGAGGAACCCGGCTACGAGCAGTTCATGGTCTGCGGCGACAAGGGCACGCTCGTCTGCGAAGGCGGCAAGCTCAAGCTGGGCAAGCTGGCGGTGCCGGTCTCCAAGCACATCATGGGCTCGACGCAGGCCGGCGCCGGCGGGGCCGAGCAGGGCATCGAGTGGTCCGAAGTGACCCTGCCCAAAGACGAAGGCGGGCGGCACATCATGATGGTCGAGGCCTTCGCCAAGCACATCCTCAAAGGCACGCCGATGTACATCACCGGCGAAGAGGCCCTTAACGAACTGGAACTGTCCAACGCGATGTACCTGGCCGGCTACGAAGGCCGCAGCGTCGAGCTGCCCGTCCAGGCCGACCAGATCGACCGCCTCATCCGCCGCCTGGAAAAGGAACACTCCACCGGCAAAGGCCAGGGCATCCGCAAAAAAGCCACCGCCGACCTGAAGCGGCTGTTGAGTTAG
- the nagB gene encoding glucosamine-6-phosphate deaminase — translation MEPKGIERLTVRIFSDSKSASKAVAARVARVISSRNARGQTTVLGLATGHTPVNVYRELIRLHRQEGLDFSSVVTFNLDEYWPIPHDALQSYHRWMHENLLDHVNIKPENIHIPSGEVAEDQLDDFCHQYEQAIIAAGGIDFQILGIGRSGHIGFNEPGSHSDSRTRRIHLDAITRKDAAGDFFGEEHVPQFAITMGVGSILEAREIAMLAFGEHKAPMIRRAIEEEVSIDVAASFLQEHPASVVYIDQAAAADLTRVATPWKLGHCEWNSQLTHRAVVWLAQKLDKPILRLVEEDYAENGLAELVRSGGGAYKINLEVFRHLMATITGWPGGKNRKRRVLILSPHPDDDVISMGGTMARFVEQGHEVHTAYMVSGYLSVFDHDVARYAEFVAGFNRIFGLTPEQTGVIEEHIEQFLRRKKPGQVDSPEIQQIKGLIRQGEAIDAARFCGLVDDNIHFLNMPFYNTGRVQKLEVAPEDIAAVETVLEQVRPDMVFAAGDLSDPHGTHRLCLDAAMEALARHKAAGKGDPEIWLYRGAWQEWAIDQIDMAVPLSPDELRHKRFTIFRHQSQKDRAMFPGPYDSREFWQRAEERNMTTAKTYDALGLPEYHAIEAFARHPARQPAQRCVEE, via the coding sequence ATGGAACCCAAGGGAATCGAACGCCTCACCGTCCGTATCTTCAGCGACAGCAAATCGGCCAGCAAGGCCGTCGCCGCACGCGTCGCGCGGGTCATCTCCAGCCGCAACGCCCGCGGGCAGACGACCGTGCTGGGCCTGGCCACCGGGCATACGCCCGTCAACGTCTATCGCGAGTTGATCCGCCTGCACCGGCAAGAGGGCCTGGATTTCTCCAGCGTCGTCACGTTCAACCTCGACGAATACTGGCCCATCCCGCACGACGCCCTGCAGAGCTACCACCGCTGGATGCACGAGAACCTGCTCGACCACGTCAACATCAAGCCCGAGAACATCCACATCCCCTCGGGCGAAGTGGCCGAGGACCAACTCGACGATTTCTGCCACCAGTACGAACAGGCCATCATCGCCGCCGGTGGAATCGACTTCCAGATCCTCGGCATCGGACGCAGCGGGCACATCGGCTTCAATGAGCCCGGCAGCCACAGCGACAGCCGCACCCGACGAATCCACCTCGACGCCATCACCCGCAAAGACGCCGCCGGCGATTTCTTCGGCGAAGAACACGTGCCCCAGTTCGCCATCACCATGGGCGTCGGAAGCATTCTCGAAGCCCGCGAGATCGCCATGCTGGCCTTTGGCGAACACAAGGCCCCGATGATCCGCCGCGCGATCGAGGAAGAGGTCTCCATCGACGTGGCCGCCAGCTTCCTGCAGGAGCACCCCGCCTCCGTGGTCTACATCGACCAGGCGGCGGCCGCCGATTTGACCCGCGTCGCCACGCCCTGGAAGCTGGGCCACTGCGAGTGGAACAGCCAGCTCACCCACCGCGCGGTGGTCTGGTTGGCGCAGAAACTCGACAAGCCGATCCTGCGCCTGGTGGAAGAGGACTACGCCGAGAACGGATTGGCCGAGCTCGTCCGCAGCGGCGGCGGCGCGTACAAGATCAACCTCGAGGTCTTCCGCCACCTGATGGCCACTATCACCGGCTGGCCCGGCGGCAAGAATCGCAAGCGCCGCGTGCTGATCCTCAGCCCCCACCCCGACGACGACGTGATCTCCATGGGCGGTACGATGGCCCGGTTCGTCGAGCAGGGCCACGAGGTTCACACCGCGTACATGGTCAGCGGATATCTGAGCGTGTTCGATCACGACGTGGCGCGCTACGCGGAGTTCGTGGCCGGCTTCAACAGGATCTTCGGCCTCACGCCCGAGCAGACCGGCGTCATCGAGGAGCACATCGAGCAGTTCCTGCGCCGCAAGAAACCCGGGCAGGTCGACAGCCCCGAGATCCAGCAGATCAAGGGGCTCATCCGCCAGGGCGAAGCCATCGACGCCGCACGCTTCTGCGGACTCGTCGATGACAACATCCATTTCCTCAACATGCCCTTCTACAATACCGGACGCGTGCAGAAGCTCGAGGTCGCGCCCGAGGACATCGCGGCCGTCGAGACCGTGCTCGAACAGGTCCGCCCCGACATGGTTTTCGCGGCAGGGGACTTGTCCGACCCGCACGGAACGCACCGCCTGTGCCTCGACGCGGCGATGGAGGCGCTGGCCCGCCACAAGGCCGCCGGCAAGGGCGACCCGGAGATCTGGCTTTATCGCGGTGCGTGGCAGGAGTGGGCGATCGACCAGATCGACATGGCCGTGCCGCTGTCGCCCGACGAGCTGCGCCATAAGCGATTCACGATCTTCCGCCACCAGAGCCAGAAAGACCGCGCGATGTTCCCGGGCCCCTACGACAGCCGCGAGTTCTGGCAGCGCGCCGAAGAGCGCAACATGACCACGGCCAAGACGTACGACGCCCTGGGCCTGCCCGAGTACCACGCCATCGAAGCCTTCGCCCGCCACCCCGCCCGACAACCCGCCCAGCGCTGCGTGGAAGAGTAG
- the pheT gene encoding phenylalanine--tRNA ligase subunit beta: MLVSLNWLTDYVDIRLSTAELCSALMGAGFNIESVQENDADVVIDLEVTSNRPDCLGHLGVAREIAAITGVPFNPPITALPPASGKASDLTRVDVHDSGLCPRYTARVIRGVHVGASPSWLVERLEAVGLRSINNIVDVTNFVLMEYSQPLHAFDLDKLIEQRIVVRRARDGETIVSIDGTTCRLDEQMLVIADAKHPVAVAGIMGGLASEVSNKTVNVLIESAQFDPLCIRRTSRRLQLASPSNYRFERGVDPVALDAASQRACKLIVDVAGGQLAAGAVDVWAKPWQAPVVTLRPHRTTAVLGVEIARLQQREILDRLGLGPRAEGDGFLCTIPSHRADLTREIDLIEEIIRLAGYDRIPVDAAVSHPVQPRSHVQRMRSAVSAVMSAAGFDEAVTFAFVDAARGALFGVDKPVCVDPLTRKTHNALRPTLLISLLEACKNNQDQGTVDLSLYELAAVFPPSGGALPAEHLELAMVTRAPLRDLRGAVEALAARLAPAAEVLITPADAAGMEKGQSAAVALDGKTIGHVGLVAADVLKAFDLEHAFSAAALDFEALVAASHKARPYRPVPHFPAVRRDLSVVVDEPVTWAQIAAAIGSIDQPLRVGLDYVTTYRGKPIEPGKKSLTLTLTYRSDAETLRSEQVDAQVAQIVSQLNERFAAQLRS; the protein is encoded by the coding sequence ATGCTCGTATCTTTGAACTGGTTGACTGACTACGTCGACATCCGCCTTTCGACGGCTGAGCTTTGCTCGGCGCTGATGGGCGCGGGGTTCAACATCGAGTCGGTGCAGGAGAATGACGCCGACGTGGTGATCGATCTGGAGGTTACCTCCAACCGCCCCGACTGCCTGGGGCACCTGGGCGTGGCGCGCGAGATCGCGGCCATCACCGGCGTTCCCTTCAATCCGCCAATAACGGCGCTGCCGCCGGCTTCGGGCAAGGCATCGGACCTGACTCGCGTGGACGTACACGACAGCGGCCTGTGTCCGCGCTACACGGCGCGGGTCATCCGCGGCGTTCACGTCGGGGCCAGCCCCTCGTGGCTGGTCGAGCGACTCGAGGCCGTGGGCCTGCGCAGCATCAACAACATCGTCGACGTGACGAACTTCGTGCTGATGGAATACTCCCAGCCGCTGCACGCCTTCGACCTGGACAAGCTGATCGAGCAGCGCATCGTCGTGCGGCGAGCCCGCGACGGCGAGACGATCGTCAGCATCGACGGCACCACCTGCCGCCTCGACGAGCAGATGCTCGTGATCGCCGACGCGAAGCACCCCGTCGCCGTGGCGGGCATCATGGGCGGCCTGGCCAGCGAAGTGAGCAACAAGACCGTCAACGTCCTGATCGAGTCGGCGCAGTTCGACCCGCTGTGCATCCGCCGCACCAGCCGGCGCCTCCAACTGGCCAGCCCGAGCAACTACCGCTTCGAGCGCGGGGTGGACCCCGTCGCCCTCGACGCCGCCTCGCAGCGCGCGTGCAAGCTGATCGTCGACGTGGCGGGCGGGCAATTGGCCGCCGGAGCGGTGGACGTCTGGGCCAAACCCTGGCAGGCGCCGGTGGTGACGCTGCGACCGCATCGCACCACCGCCGTGCTGGGCGTCGAGATCGCCCGCCTGCAGCAGCGCGAAATCCTCGACCGCCTCGGCCTTGGGCCTCGCGCCGAAGGCGACGGATTCCTCTGCACCATCCCCTCCCATCGCGCCGACCTGACGCGCGAGATCGACCTGATCGAAGAAATCATCCGCCTGGCCGGGTACGATCGCATTCCCGTCGACGCGGCCGTCTCGCATCCGGTTCAGCCCCGCTCGCACGTGCAGCGCATGCGGTCGGCCGTCTCGGCCGTCATGTCGGCCGCGGGATTCGACGAGGCGGTGACGTTTGCTTTCGTGGACGCGGCCCGGGGGGCGCTGTTCGGCGTGGACAAGCCCGTCTGCGTCGACCCTCTGACGCGCAAGACCCACAACGCCCTGCGCCCGACGCTGCTGATCAGCCTGCTCGAGGCCTGCAAGAACAACCAGGACCAGGGCACCGTCGATCTGAGCCTGTACGAACTGGCAGCGGTCTTTCCGCCCTCGGGCGGGGCCCTTCCGGCAGAGCACCTGGAGCTGGCGATGGTCACCCGCGCGCCGCTGCGCGACCTGCGCGGCGCCGTCGAGGCGCTGGCGGCGAGGCTGGCGCCGGCGGCAGAGGTTCTCATCACGCCCGCCGACGCGGCGGGGATGGAGAAGGGGCAATCGGCGGCCGTCGCCCTGGACGGCAAGACGATCGGACACGTCGGTCTCGTCGCCGCCGACGTGCTCAAGGCGTTCGATCTCGAGCATGCGTTCTCCGCGGCGGCGCTGGATTTCGAGGCGCTGGTGGCGGCGTCGCACAAGGCGAGGCCGTATCGGCCGGTGCCTCATTTCCCGGCGGTGCGGCGCGACCTGTCGGTGGTGGTGGACGAACCGGTGACGTGGGCGCAGATCGCCGCGGCCATCGGGTCGATCGATCAGCCGCTGCGGGTCGGGCTTGATTACGTGACGACCTATCGAGGCAAACCCATCGAGCCGGGCAAGAAGAGCCTGACGCTGACGCTGACCTATCGCAGCGACGCCGAGACGCTCCGCAGCGAGCAGGTGGACGCGCAGGTCGCGCAGATCGTGTCGCAACTGAACGAACGATTCGCCGCACAACTGCGGTCGTGA
- a CDS encoding DNA cytosine methyltransferase: MKSIELFAGAGGLAIGSAKAGFKHEAVLDWDHDACETLRRNVKNRIRYARDWEVIEGDVKEYDFRQHKQSVEFIFGGPPCQPFSLGGKHRGSEDSRNMFPEAVRAVREICPRAFVFENVKGFLRRGFSNYFHYILNQLRFPTVARRGDEEWTDHQARLESIYAANNFRDLHYKVMPKLLNAADYGVPQRRERVFIVGVRSDVHAEFSFPDPTHEEDALLYDKWVTGDYWERHAVPIRQRELFPRRLQQKIEMLRGLWSPMMLKPWRTVRDAIADLPALAVGEESKAIPNHYLNPGAKMYDGHNGSPLDEPAKTLKAGDHGVPGGENTLRLPDNSIRYFSVRECARLQTFPDNWIFQGSWTECMRQLGNAVPVVLGQIVAKRLAQVVLAAAIKQDQAI, encoded by the coding sequence ATGAAATCGATTGAGCTGTTTGCCGGAGCGGGCGGGTTGGCCATCGGTTCCGCGAAAGCGGGGTTCAAGCATGAAGCCGTTCTAGACTGGGATCACGATGCTTGCGAGACGCTCAGAAGGAACGTAAAGAACAGGATACGATACGCCCGCGACTGGGAAGTCATCGAGGGAGATGTCAAAGAATATGACTTCAGGCAACACAAGCAATCCGTCGAGTTTATCTTTGGCGGTCCTCCATGCCAGCCTTTCTCACTGGGCGGAAAGCACCGCGGCAGCGAAGACTCGCGCAATATGTTCCCCGAGGCGGTTCGTGCGGTACGAGAGATTTGCCCACGAGCGTTCGTGTTCGAAAATGTAAAAGGCTTCCTGCGTCGAGGATTCAGCAACTATTTTCATTACATCCTCAACCAACTGCGGTTTCCAACGGTAGCTAGGCGCGGCGATGAGGAGTGGACAGATCATCAGGCCCGTCTGGAAAGCATATATGCGGCGAACAACTTCCGCGACCTCCACTACAAGGTCATGCCCAAGCTGCTGAACGCTGCTGACTATGGGGTTCCTCAACGCCGCGAACGGGTTTTTATTGTGGGGGTACGTTCCGATGTCCATGCCGAGTTCTCATTCCCGGACCCGACGCACGAGGAAGACGCGTTGCTGTATGACAAATGGGTCACCGGGGACTACTGGGAACGCCACGCCGTTCCCATACGGCAACGAGAGTTGTTCCCGCGACGGCTCCAGCAGAAGATCGAGATGCTCAGGGGTCTTTGGTCACCAATGATGCTGAAGCCTTGGCGAACGGTTCGTGACGCTATCGCTGATTTACCCGCACTCGCAGTGGGTGAAGAGTCCAAGGCAATTCCGAATCACTACCTGAACCCCGGAGCGAAAATGTATGATGGGCATAATGGTAGCCCACTTGATGAGCCGGCCAAGACGCTGAAGGCGGGCGACCACGGGGTTCCTGGTGGAGAAAATACTCTCAGGCTTCCCGATAATTCGATCAGATACTTCTCAGTTCGTGAGTGTGCGCGACTGCAGACTTTCCCCGACAACTGGATATTCCAAGGCTCGTGGACTGAATGCATGAGGCAGCTTGGCAATGCCGTGCCAGTGGTGCTAGGGCAGATTGTCGCCAAAAGACTGGCACAGGTCGTTTTGGCGGCAGCCATCAAGCAAGACCAGGCTATCTAG
- a CDS encoding vWA domain-containing protein: MKTLTSLIAMFACASVLTAADAKKIIPPDQAQPRVEVVFVVDTTGSMGGLIAGAKAKIWSIANQIVLGKPKPVVKMGLVPYRDKGDQYVTKVFDLTDNIDQVYTDLMGFKADGGGDGPENVNQALHDAVNKISWSADSKTLKIIYLVGDFPPHNEYTDVPTYDKTAKAAIEKGIYINTVLCGNNSEASTVWKEIAKKAEGTFIALEQGGGVQVVATPHDGELAELNKKLVSTAVPYGDTKTREKQVHLNEAAKAMPVTSAADRASFSLGSGKAASNDLVDEVVKNKADLSKLDKAQLPEAMQKMTPGQQKEYIDQQNAKRQEILKQISEVSARRDAHIKTEAAKTAASAAAKPASFDAKVVETLREQAAKKNLKY, encoded by the coding sequence ATGAAAACGCTGACAAGTCTGATCGCGATGTTTGCCTGTGCCTCGGTGCTGACGGCCGCGGATGCGAAGAAGATCATCCCGCCCGATCAGGCCCAACCGCGCGTGGAGGTGGTGTTCGTCGTCGACACGACCGGCTCGATGGGCGGACTCATCGCCGGGGCCAAGGCCAAGATCTGGTCTATCGCCAACCAGATCGTGCTGGGCAAGCCCAAGCCCGTCGTCAAGATGGGCCTGGTGCCCTACCGCGATAAGGGCGACCAGTACGTCACCAAGGTCTTTGACCTGACCGACAACATCGACCAGGTCTACACCGACCTGATGGGCTTCAAGGCCGACGGCGGCGGCGACGGACCGGAGAACGTCAACCAGGCGCTGCACGACGCCGTCAACAAGATCTCCTGGAGCGCCGACTCCAAGACGCTCAAGATCATCTACCTGGTCGGCGATTTCCCGCCCCACAACGAATACACCGACGTGCCCACCTACGACAAGACCGCCAAGGCCGCCATCGAAAAGGGCATCTACATCAACACCGTTCTCTGCGGCAACAACAGCGAGGCCTCCACCGTCTGGAAGGAAATCGCCAAGAAAGCCGAGGGCACGTTTATCGCCCTGGAACAAGGCGGCGGCGTGCAGGTGGTGGCCACGCCCCACGACGGCGAACTGGCCGAACTGAACAAGAAGCTCGTCTCGACGGCCGTCCCGTACGGCGACACCAAGACCCGCGAGAAACAGGTGCATCTCAATGAAGCCGCCAAGGCCATGCCCGTGACTTCGGCGGCAGACCGCGCGTCGTTCTCGCTGGGCTCGGGCAAGGCCGCCAGCAACGACCTGGTCGACGAGGTCGTCAAGAACAAGGCCGACCTGTCCAAGCTCGACAAGGCCCAACTGCCCGAGGCCATGCAGAAGATGACGCCTGGGCAGCAGAAGGAGTACATCGACCAGCAGAATGCCAAGCGACAGGAGATCCTCAAGCAGATCTCCGAGGTTTCGGCTCGGCGCGACGCGCATATCAAAACCGAGGCGGCCAAGACGGCCGCGTCGGCGGCAGCCAAACCGGCGTCGTTTGACGCCAAGGTGGTCGAGACCCTGCGCGAGCAGGCGGCCAAGAAGAACCTCAAGTATTGA
- a CDS encoding metal-dependent hydrolase, whose translation MEYSTEPGNARAAIGILAAMPSLIGHSLVGLGVAQGLFGCRSKQVLAGAIICSGLADLDVIGVAWKIPYESFFGHRGFFHSFFFALVVATTMMPLGFRELSARRGRWWAIWGLFAFLACSHGVLDAMTHGYGGPAGHGVALLSPLDSTRYWMSWQPIVISPGGLREFFDGGQMTDWGKAVVVSEALYLYMPTAALVVVGTAARRWRKSRRGDL comes from the coding sequence ATGGAATACTCCACTGAACCTGGAAATGCAAGAGCCGCGATCGGTATACTGGCGGCCATGCCGTCGCTCATTGGACATAGCCTGGTGGGTCTGGGTGTTGCGCAGGGGCTGTTCGGCTGCAGATCGAAGCAGGTGCTCGCCGGGGCAATCATCTGTTCGGGGCTGGCGGACCTGGATGTGATCGGGGTGGCCTGGAAGATTCCGTACGAGAGTTTCTTCGGGCACCGTGGCTTCTTCCACTCCTTCTTCTTTGCGTTGGTGGTGGCGACGACGATGATGCCGCTCGGCTTTCGCGAGCTTTCGGCGCGGCGGGGCAGATGGTGGGCCATCTGGGGCTTGTTCGCATTTCTGGCCTGCTCGCACGGCGTGCTGGATGCGATGACGCACGGGTACGGCGGTCCGGCGGGGCACGGGGTGGCGCTGCTGAGTCCGTTAGATTCCACGCGCTATTGGATGAGTTGGCAACCGATTGTCATTTCCCCTGGGGGCCTGCGCGAGTTCTTTGACGGCGGACAAATGACAGACTGGGGCAAGGCCGTGGTGGTCAGCGAGGCGTTGTATCTTTACATGCCAACGGCGGCTCTGGTGGTCGTCGGCACCGCGGCCAGACGGTGGCGCAAGTCTCGCCGGGGCGATCTATAA
- a CDS encoding HEAT repeat domain-containing protein, which yields MNIASLLLGVLMICSLVVAQDESAAPPASQPASQPASDAAATDATSRQVAYFLQALQNPRITHREDIAAALGEIGPDAAAAIPALTEAAANTDWHMRQAAVTALGKIDPTAQQVGPTLTGALGDKEIWVRLAAAQALCQSGQAAVGLPALTEALGNESPFVRLRAVQALGEIGPPAKPVLPTLEPMKHLDKDRQIRQSVEWALQRINATR from the coding sequence ATGAACATCGCATCACTGCTGCTGGGCGTATTGATGATCTGCTCGCTGGTTGTGGCTCAGGACGAGTCGGCAGCGCCGCCGGCTTCGCAACCGGCCTCTCAACCGGCCAGCGATGCTGCCGCCACCGACGCCACGTCGCGCCAGGTGGCGTACTTCCTGCAGGCGCTGCAGAACCCGCGCATCACGCATCGAGAGGATATCGCCGCCGCCCTGGGCGAGATCGGACCCGACGCCGCCGCGGCGATCCCAGCCCTGACCGAAGCCGCCGCCAACACCGACTGGCATATGCGCCAGGCGGCCGTGACGGCCTTGGGCAAGATCGACCCGACCGCCCAGCAGGTTGGCCCGACCCTGACCGGCGCCCTGGGCGACAAAGAAATCTGGGTTCGCCTCGCCGCGGCCCAGGCCTTGTGCCAGAGCGGCCAGGCGGCTGTCGGTCTGCCCGCCCTGACCGAGGCGCTGGGTAATGAGAGCCCGTTCGTGCGTCTGCGGGCGGTTCAGGCCCTGGGCGAGATCGGTCCGCCGGCCAAACCGGTTCTGCCCACGCTGGAGCCGATGAAACATCTGGACAAGGATCGCCAGATCCGCCAGAGCGTCGAGTGGGCCCTCCAGCGCATCAACGCAACCCGCTGA
- a CDS encoding phosphoribosylanthranilate isomerase — MQRIRVKIEGLRDPKTALRVAQMGADAIGLVFAPSPRWVSPEQARAVVEVLPPWVATIGVFVDADADTINRVVDRTGIGYVQLHGDEAPDLVDRINRPCIKAFRVKDPNWLTEVRTWVAALNGPSRLAAVLLDAYAPDARGGTGRRFNWDLVADARTSGAMAGLDPIILAGGLDATCVGDAIELVAPWAVDVASGVESAPGVKDLGKVEKFIRATREGDELRSEFWM; from the coding sequence ATGCAACGCATCCGCGTCAAGATCGAAGGGCTGCGGGACCCCAAGACCGCCCTGCGCGTCGCGCAGATGGGCGCCGACGCGATTGGCCTGGTGTTCGCGCCGTCGCCGCGGTGGGTTTCGCCCGAGCAGGCGCGGGCGGTCGTCGAGGTCCTGCCGCCCTGGGTGGCCACTATCGGCGTGTTCGTCGACGCCGACGCCGATACCATTAATCGCGTGGTCGACCGCACGGGCATCGGATACGTGCAACTTCACGGCGACGAGGCGCCCGATCTGGTCGATAGAATCAACCGCCCCTGCATCAAGGCCTTCCGCGTGAAAGACCCAAACTGGCTCACGGAAGTCCGCACGTGGGTAGCCGCCCTCAACGGCCCCTCGCGCCTGGCGGCGGTGCTGCTGGACGCTTACGCGCCCGACGCCCGTGGCGGCACGGGCAGGCGGTTCAACTGGGACCTGGTGGCCGACGCCCGCACGTCCGGGGCGATGGCCGGGCTGGACCCGATCATCCTGGCTGGCGGACTGGACGCCACCTGCGTGGGCGACGCGATCGAGCTGGTGGCCCCGTGGGCGGTGGATGTGGCCTCGGGCGTCGAGAGCGCCCCGGGCGTGAAGGACCTGGGCAAGGTCGAGAAGTTCATCCGCGCGACGCGCGAAGGCGACGAGCTGCGCAGCGAGTTCTGGATGTAG